The following coding sequences are from one Klebsiella sp. RHBSTW-00484 window:
- a CDS encoding replication initiation protein, translated as MIIQEEHNIDFFKNQMPNKPYCTNNLDMGLSIRNKAKALEMLYLQANQPAIQTCLLFDLDKKNSFYTFEQVGLPIPHFITKTPKTGRCHYGYMLKAGVCKTQQARLKPLKYAAAVEMAMAKKLKADLGFAGLITKNPLNDHWSPFWSGADLYDLDYLADFVDLEKPQIQKKKSEAYGLGRNVNLFEDLRQYAYRTVLNFKKISTFEKFENELLLKAQGLNTFCNPQNPLQYKEIKATVRSVARWTWKNFDSHTFSQIQSNRAKKPRKTNVKNEMLDILMSKGVL; from the coding sequence ATGATAATACAAGAAGAACATAACATCGATTTTTTTAAAAATCAAATGCCTAACAAGCCTTATTGTACAAATAACCTCGATATGGGATTAAGCATAAGGAACAAGGCAAAAGCCCTTGAAATGCTGTATTTACAGGCAAATCAGCCAGCCATTCAAACTTGCTTACTCTTTGATCTAGATAAGAAAAATTCATTCTATACATTTGAGCAGGTGGGCTTACCCATACCTCACTTTATTACAAAAACACCAAAAACAGGTCGTTGTCACTACGGCTATATGCTGAAAGCCGGGGTTTGTAAGACACAACAAGCAAGGTTAAAGCCGTTGAAGTATGCCGCAGCCGTTGAAATGGCTATGGCGAAAAAACTAAAAGCAGATCTGGGGTTTGCTGGATTGATTACAAAAAACCCACTCAATGATCACTGGTCGCCGTTCTGGTCAGGTGCTGACCTTTATGACCTGGATTATTTAGCTGATTTTGTGGACTTAGAAAAGCCTCAAATACAAAAGAAAAAAAGCGAGGCTTATGGTTTAGGTCGCAATGTTAATTTGTTTGAAGATCTACGGCAATATGCTTACAGAACGGTTTTAAATTTCAAAAAAATATCCACTTTCGAGAAATTCGAAAACGAACTACTATTAAAGGCACAGGGCTTAAACACTTTTTGCAATCCACAAAACCCGTTACAATACAAAGAGATAAAAGCAACAGTTAGAAGTGTAGCCCGTTGGACTTGGAAAAATTTTGATAGCCATACATTTTCACAAATCCAATCAAACAGAGCCAAAAAACCTCGAAAAACCAATGTTAAAAATGAAATGTTAGACATATTAATGAGCAAGGGGGTTTTATGA
- a CDS encoding conjugal transfer protein TraD, giving the protein MSKSTAQQIADLQNKLQALRTKKARQDRREETRQKIILGAEVAKVLGKKPEEINKALILGLLSKINELDEEEKQEFTRLGLNILEEWKNENRKP; this is encoded by the coding sequence ATGAGTAAATCTACTGCACAGCAGATCGCAGATTTGCAAAATAAACTACAAGCATTAAGGACAAAAAAAGCAAGACAGGACCGAAGGGAAGAAACGAGACAAAAAATAATCCTGGGTGCAGAAGTGGCTAAGGTTTTAGGTAAAAAACCAGAGGAAATTAACAAGGCTTTAATTCTTGGGTTGTTAAGTAAAATAAATGAACTTGACGAAGAAGAAAAACAAGAATTCACACGATTAGGATTAAATATTTTAGAAGAGTGGAAGAATGAAAATCGTAAACCGTGA